The Euphorbia lathyris chromosome 2, ddEupLath1.1, whole genome shotgun sequence genome includes a window with the following:
- the LOC136218534 gene encoding chitinase-like protein 1 → MKMENKSKGFFLVLAVILASLALVANGDDSEKTIVKTVKGKKVCTRGWECKDWSIYCCNQTISDIFQTYQFENLFSKRNTPVAHAVGFWDYQSFITAAAIYQPLGFGTTGGKLMQMKELAAFLGHVGSKTSCGYGVATGGPLAYGLCYSREMSPSQSYCDDSYKFTYPCSPGADYYGRGALPIYWNFNYGATGEALKVDLLNHPEYIEQNATLAFQAAIWRWMTPIKKSQPSAHEAFVGMWKPTKNDTLSKRIPGFGTTMNILYGELTCGQGDIDAMNNIISHYLYYLDLLGVGREEAGPSENVSCAEQVAFNPNTATPSASS, encoded by the exons ATGAAAATGGAGAACAAAAGCAAGGGATTTTTTCTAGTGTTGGCAGTCATATTGGCAAGTTTGGCGTTGGTAGCTAATGGAGATGATTCAGAGAAGACAATTGTGAAAACGGTCAAGGGGAAGAAAGTGTGTACTAGAGGATGGGAATGCAAAGATTGGTCAATATACTGTTGCAATCAGACCATTTCAGATATATTTCAGACCTACCAATTTGAAAATCTTTTCTCCAAGAGAAATACTCCCGTCGCTCATGCTGTTGGCTTTTGGGATTACCAATCTTTCATCACCGCTGCCGCCATTTATCAGCCCCTCGGCTTTGGGACCACTGGCGGCAAGCTTATGCAGATGAAGGAACTTGCAGCCTTCCTCGGCCATGTTGGCAGCAAAACCTCTT GTGGTTATGGAGTGGCTACAGGAGGACCATTGGCCTATGGTCTATGCTACAGCAGGGAAATGAGCCCTAGCCAGTCATATTGTGATGACTCCTACAAGTTCACCTATCCTTGCTCTCCCGGTGCTGACTACTATGGTCGTGGTGCTTTGCCAATCTATTG GAACTTCAACTATGGAGCTACCGGAGAAGCCCTGAAGGTGGATTTGTTGAACCATCCAGAGTACATAGAGCAAAACGCTACCCTGGCCTTCCAGGCTGCAATCTGGAGATGGATGACCCCAATTAAGAAATCACAGCCGTCGGCACATGAGGCCTTCGTGGGGATGTGGAAACCTACAAAGAACGACACATTGTCGAAGCGTATTCCTGGTTTTGGCACAACCATGAATATTCTGTATGGGGAACTTACTTGTGGGCAGGGGGATATTGATGCGATGAACAATATCATATCGCATTATCTGTATTACCTGGACTTGTTGGGTGTAGGAAGAGAAGAGGCAGGGCCTAGTGAAAATGTGTCTTGTGCAGAGCAAGTAGCATTTAATCCAAATACTGCAACTCCTTCTGCATCTTCTTGA